The genomic stretch GGTGTGGAGACCACCGACGTTCCTTTCAAAGGAAGCGCTGAGATGCTCACCTCGCTGCTCGGCGGCCATACCGATGCATCGCTCATGGTATATGGGGCTGTGGCAGAACAGGTCAAGGCAGGGCAAGTGCGGTACCTTGTCACGGTGGGAGAACGCCGGTACAGCAATCTGCCCAACGTACCCTGCGTTGTGGAGCTGGGTTTTCCCGAGGTGGCGAAACTGCCGACGTACGTGGGGCTCTACATCCACAAGAACACGCCGGAACCTGTCAAGAGGACGCTTGTCGATGCTATGAAGAAGATTTACGATGACCCGGAATTCAAAAAGGGACTCGAAACCCTTGGCGAGGAGCCTAAATACGGGGATCCTGAATTCTTAAAAGCTTCCATCAAGAGCAGCGAAGTTGTCGCTCTTCCC from Syntrophorhabdales bacterium encodes the following:
- a CDS encoding tripartite tricarboxylate transporter substrate-binding protein, which encodes MYGLLLFRKAGVETTDVPFKGSAEMLTSLLGGHTDASLMVYGAVAEQVKAGQVRYLVTVGERRYSNLPNVPCVVELGFPEVAKLPTYVGLYIHKNTPEPVKRTLVDAMKKIYDDPEFKKGLETLGEEPKYGDPEFLKASIKSSEVVALPILKEFGLLVGEK